A single window of Gossypium hirsutum isolate 1008001.06 chromosome A10, Gossypium_hirsutum_v2.1, whole genome shotgun sequence DNA harbors:
- the LOC107937497 gene encoding uncharacterized protein isoform X1: protein MEYERIDKVQSSISPSKLRMKLMGPHHMRKKDGSNSNSSRTSPSRIEDAEFINSLLASKNEDFDNEVKVSNELVMDSSQSKESFPRENIEGCPAKLQQFSKSDNSNSSSVHPMRTFEDESLDSDSNASSSSFEFHKGERAVHSSVTRTYSRPTSSKWNDAEKWIMNRQNVQAINAKKNAVHGQANNRFPITNMMRVAPQSANADHRLHVNRVADVMQMPFEKFSFMPSGAQNWEMDLSCTKSSAEDTTVLPTIRSVCMRDMGTEMTPVTSQEPSRTSTPVGATTPLRSPTSSIPSTPRSGAPTSAPLNHITDSESHHPGDSGKQELSEQEIKLKTRREIVALGVQLGKMNIAAWASKDEKEDTSSVETTNIEELERIEYEKRAAAWEEAEKSKHNARYKREEIKIQAWESQQRAKLEAEMRRIEAKVEQMRAQAQTQMVKKLAMARQRAEEKRAAAEARKNRDAERTSVQGEYIRRTGKLPSSSHYMCCGWLS, encoded by the exons ATGGAGTATGAAAGAATAGACAAAGTTCAG AGTAGTATTTCACCAAGTAAATTGAGGATGAAGCTAATGGGGCCTCATCATATGAGAAAAAAAGATGGATCAAACAGCAATTCTTCTAGAACATCTCCTTCTAGGATTGAAGATGCTGAGTTTATCAACAGTCTCTTAGCCTCTAAAAATGAAGACTTTGACAATGAAG TTAAAGTATCTAATGAGTTAGTGATGGATTCTAGTCAGTCAAAAGAATCATTCCCAAGGGAGAACATTGAAGGATGCCCTGCTAAATTGCAGCAATTCTCGAAGAGCGATAACAGTAATTCGAGCTCGGTTCATCCGATGAGGACATTTGAAGATGAAAGTCTCGATTCTGATAGTAATGCCAGTTCGTCGAGCTTTGAGTTTCATAAAGGGGAGAGAGCGGTGCACAGTTCCGTGACAAGGACATATTCCAGACCTACGTCGTCTAAGTGGAACGATGCGGAGAAATGGATAATGAACCGACAAAACGTGCAAGCTATTAATGCCAAGAAGAATGCAGTTCACGGCCAAGCTAATAACCGATTTCCAATTACGAATATGATGAGAGTTGCTCCACAGTCTGCAAACGCTGACCATCGATTACATGTTAATCGAGTAGCTGATGTTATGCAGATGCCATTCGAAAAGTTCTCTTTTATGCCTTCGGGAGCTCAAAATTGGGAGATGGATTTGTCTTGTACGAAAAGTTCAGCTGAAGATACAACAG TTCTGCCCACAATTCGATCCGTTTGTATGAGAGATATGGGAACTGAAATGACCCCTGTTACAAGTCAAGAGCCATCTAGGACCTCTACTCCTGTAGGGGCAACAACCCCGCTCAGAAGTCCAACATCTTCGATACCCTCTACTCCTCGTAGCGGGGCACCAACATCAGCACCTTTGAATCACATTACTGATTCTGAGTCACATCATCCTGGCGATAGCGGCAAGCAAGAATTGTCCGAGCAAGAAATAAAGCTCAAGACGAGGAGAGAGATCGTAGCCCTTGGTGTCCAGCTTGGGAAGATGAATATTGCTGCTTGGGCAAGCAAAGACGAGAAGGAGGACACATCTTCAGTCGAAACCACTAATATAGAGGAGCTTGAACGGATTGAATATGAAAAACGAGCAGCTGCATGGGAGGAAGCCGAAAAGTCTAAGCATAATGCAAG GTATAAGCGCGAGGAgataaaaattcaagcatgggagAGTCAGCAGAGAGCAAAACTAGAAGCGGAAATGCGGAGAATCGAG GCAAAAGTAGAGCAAATGAGAGCCCAAGCTCAAACACAGATGGTGAAGAAGCTTGCTATGGCAAGGCAAAGAGCAGAGGAAAAACGAGCTGCAGCTGAAGCCAGAAAAAATCGAGATGCCGAAAGAACTTCTGTTCAAGGGGAATATATTCGCCGAACCGGAAAATTGCCATCATCATCTCATTACATGTGTTGTGGTTGGCTGTCATAA
- the LOC107937497 gene encoding uncharacterized protein isoform X2, with protein MKLMGPHHMRKKDGSNSNSSRTSPSRIEDAEFINSLLASKNEDFDNEVKVSNELVMDSSQSKESFPRENIEGCPAKLQQFSKSDNSNSSSVHPMRTFEDESLDSDSNASSSSFEFHKGERAVHSSVTRTYSRPTSSKWNDAEKWIMNRQNVQAINAKKNAVHGQANNRFPITNMMRVAPQSANADHRLHVNRVADVMQMPFEKFSFMPSGAQNWEMDLSCTKSSAEDTTVLPTIRSVCMRDMGTEMTPVTSQEPSRTSTPVGATTPLRSPTSSIPSTPRSGAPTSAPLNHITDSESHHPGDSGKQELSEQEIKLKTRREIVALGVQLGKMNIAAWASKDEKEDTSSVETTNIEELERIEYEKRAAAWEEAEKSKHNARYKREEIKIQAWESQQRAKLEAEMRRIEAKVEQMRAQAQTQMVKKLAMARQRAEEKRAAAEARKNRDAERTSVQGEYIRRTGKLPSSSHYMCCGWLS; from the exons ATGAAGCTAATGGGGCCTCATCATATGAGAAAAAAAGATGGATCAAACAGCAATTCTTCTAGAACATCTCCTTCTAGGATTGAAGATGCTGAGTTTATCAACAGTCTCTTAGCCTCTAAAAATGAAGACTTTGACAATGAAG TTAAAGTATCTAATGAGTTAGTGATGGATTCTAGTCAGTCAAAAGAATCATTCCCAAGGGAGAACATTGAAGGATGCCCTGCTAAATTGCAGCAATTCTCGAAGAGCGATAACAGTAATTCGAGCTCGGTTCATCCGATGAGGACATTTGAAGATGAAAGTCTCGATTCTGATAGTAATGCCAGTTCGTCGAGCTTTGAGTTTCATAAAGGGGAGAGAGCGGTGCACAGTTCCGTGACAAGGACATATTCCAGACCTACGTCGTCTAAGTGGAACGATGCGGAGAAATGGATAATGAACCGACAAAACGTGCAAGCTATTAATGCCAAGAAGAATGCAGTTCACGGCCAAGCTAATAACCGATTTCCAATTACGAATATGATGAGAGTTGCTCCACAGTCTGCAAACGCTGACCATCGATTACATGTTAATCGAGTAGCTGATGTTATGCAGATGCCATTCGAAAAGTTCTCTTTTATGCCTTCGGGAGCTCAAAATTGGGAGATGGATTTGTCTTGTACGAAAAGTTCAGCTGAAGATACAACAG TTCTGCCCACAATTCGATCCGTTTGTATGAGAGATATGGGAACTGAAATGACCCCTGTTACAAGTCAAGAGCCATCTAGGACCTCTACTCCTGTAGGGGCAACAACCCCGCTCAGAAGTCCAACATCTTCGATACCCTCTACTCCTCGTAGCGGGGCACCAACATCAGCACCTTTGAATCACATTACTGATTCTGAGTCACATCATCCTGGCGATAGCGGCAAGCAAGAATTGTCCGAGCAAGAAATAAAGCTCAAGACGAGGAGAGAGATCGTAGCCCTTGGTGTCCAGCTTGGGAAGATGAATATTGCTGCTTGGGCAAGCAAAGACGAGAAGGAGGACACATCTTCAGTCGAAACCACTAATATAGAGGAGCTTGAACGGATTGAATATGAAAAACGAGCAGCTGCATGGGAGGAAGCCGAAAAGTCTAAGCATAATGCAAG GTATAAGCGCGAGGAgataaaaattcaagcatgggagAGTCAGCAGAGAGCAAAACTAGAAGCGGAAATGCGGAGAATCGAG GCAAAAGTAGAGCAAATGAGAGCCCAAGCTCAAACACAGATGGTGAAGAAGCTTGCTATGGCAAGGCAAAGAGCAGAGGAAAAACGAGCTGCAGCTGAAGCCAGAAAAAATCGAGATGCCGAAAGAACTTCTGTTCAAGGGGAATATATTCGCCGAACCGGAAAATTGCCATCATCATCTCATTACATGTGTTGTGGTTGGCTGTCATAA
- the LOC107937515 gene encoding auxin response factor 6 isoform X2, which translates to MHADVETDEVYAQMTLQPLSPQEQKKAYLPAELGTPSKQPTNYFCKTLTASDTSTHGGFSVPRRAAEKVFPPLDFSQQPPAQELIARDLHDNEWKFRHIFRGQPKRHLLTTGWSVFVSAKRLVAGDSVLFIWNDKNQLLLGIRRANRPQTVMPSSVLSSDSMHLGLLAAAAHAAATNSRFTIFYNPRASPSEFVINLSKYVKAVYHTRVSVGMRFRMLFETEESSVRRYMGTITGISDLDPVRWPNSHWRSVKVGWDESTAGERQPRVSLWEIEPLTTFPMYPSPFPLRLKRPWPPGLPSFHGLKDDDLGMSSLMWLQGDAGRGMQHLNFQGIGVSPWMQPRLDASMLGLQTDMYQAMAAAALQEMRTVDPSRSGAASLQFQQPQNGPCRPAALVQPQMLQQSLPQAILQGVEDNQHQSQPHLLQQQLQHQNSFNNQQQHQQQPLFNDQQQQQPQHSMSQQHQQLVDHQQIPSPVSAMSQYASASQSQSSPLQSIPSLGQQQSFSDSNGNPVTSPVVSPLHSLLGSFPQDESSNLLNLPRTTPVMTTSAWPSKRAAVDVLSSGSPQCVLPQVEQLGPSQTNMSQNSISLPPFPGRECSIDQGGTDPQSHLLFGVNIEPSSVLMQNGMSGLRGVGTDSDSTSIPFFSNYMSTAGNDFSVNPAMTPSSCIDKSGFLQSQENVGQSNPQTRTFVKVYKSGSFGRSLDISAFSNYNELRSELAHMFGLEGQLEDPLRSGWQLVFVDRENDVLLLGDDPWPEFVNSVGCIKILSPQEVQQMGQRGLELLNSVPVQRLSNGSCDDYVSRQDSRNLSSGIASVGSLDY; encoded by the exons ATGCAT GCAGATGTTGAAACAGATGAAGTATATGCACAGATGACCTTGCAACCGTTGAGTCCG CAAGAACAAAAGAAGGCTTATCTACCTGCGGAATTGGGCACTCCCAGCAAACAGCCAACAAACTATTTCTGCAAAACATTAACAGCCAGTGACACAAGCACTCATGGAGGGTTTTCTGTTCCTCGCCGAGCAGCTGAAAAAGTGTTTCCTCCACTG GACTTCTCCCAGCAGCCTCCAGCTCAAGAGTTAATCGCAAGAGACTTGCATGATAATGAATGGAAATTTAGGCATATATttcggg GCCAGCCCAAAAGGCACCTCTTGACGACTGGATGGAGTGTCTTTGTAAGTGCTAAAAGACTAGTTGCAGGTGATTCAGTGCTTTTTATATG GAATGATAAAAATCAATTACTTCTTGGCATCCGGCGAGCTAATCGACCTCAAACTGTAATGCCTTCATCAGTGCTATCAAGTGATAGCATGCATTTAGGGCTTCTTGCTGCTGCTGCTCATGCAGCTGCAACAAATAGCCGGTTCACTATATTTTATAATCCAAG GGCTAGTCCATCAGAATTTGTCATAAATCTCTCAAAATATGTCAAAGCTGTCTATCATACTCGAGTTTCTGTTGGAATGCGCTTTAGGATGCTGTTTGAAACAGAAGAATCCAGTGTTCGtcg ATACATGGGGACGATAACTGGCATAAGTGACTTAGATCCTGTTCGGTGGCCAAATTCACATTGGAGATCAGTCAAG GTTGGCTGGGATGAATCAACAGCTGGTGAAAGGCAGCCAAGGGTTTCCTTATGGGAAATTGAACCATTGACAACATTCCCAATGTATCCATCTCCATTTCCTTTAAGGCTTAAGCGCCCATGGCCTCCAGGATTACCTTCTTTCCATG GCCTCAAGGATGATGATCTTGGCATGAGTTCACTTATGTGGCTACAAGGAGATGCTGGTCGAGGAATGCAGCATCTAAATTTTCAGGGTATTGGAGTTTCGCCATGGATGCAGCCGAGGCTAGATGCCTCCATGCTTGGTTTGCAGACTGACATGTACCAAGCTATGGCTGCTGCAGCATTGCAAGAGATGAGAACTGTGGATCCTTCCAGATCTGGAGCTGCTTCCCTTCAATTCCAGCAACCCCAAAATGGCCCTTGCAGGCCTGCTGCTCTAGTGCAACCCCAGATGTTGCAGCAGTCTCTGCCTCAGGCCATTCTTCAGGGTGTTGAAGACAACCAGCATCAGTCTCAGCCACATCTACTTCAGCAACAATTGCAGCACCAGAATTCATTTAATAACCAACAGCAACACCAGCAGCAGCCTTTGTTTAACGACCAACAGCAACAGCAGCCACAGCATTCAATGTCCCAGCAGCACCAGCAACTGGTTGATCATCAGCAGATTCCTAGTCCAGTGTCTGCCATGTCACAGTATGCTTCAGCCTCTCAATCTCAGTCATCACCGTTGCAATCCATACCTTCACTAGGCCAACAACAGAGTTTTTCTGATTCAAACGGGAACCCTGTGACCAGCCCTGTTGTTTCTCCTTTACATAGTCTTTTGGGTTCTTTCCCCCAAGATGAGTCTTCCAATCTGCTCAACTTGCCTAGAACTACCCCTGTAATGACTACTTCTGCATGGCCATCTAAGCGGGCTGCCGTTGACGTTCTCTCATCTGGATCTCCACAGTGTGTTCTACCACAGGTGGAACAGTTGGGGCCTTCCCAGACAAACATGTCTCAAAATTCTATTTCATTGCCACCTTTTCCTGGCAGGGAGTGCTCGATAGACCAGGGGGGTACCGACCCACAGAGCCATCTCTTATTTGGTGTTAATATAGAGCCGTCATCTGTTCTAATGCAAAATGGAATGTCAGGCCTTAGGGGAGTTGGCACTGATAGTGATTCCACTTCTATACCCTTCTTTTCTAATTATATGAGTACTGCAGGGAATGATTTTTCGGTTAATCCAGCAATGACACCTTCCAGTTGCATTGATAAATCTGGATTTTTGCAGTCTCAGGAAAATGTGGGCCAATCAAACCCACAAACTAGAACCTTTGTTAAG GTTTATAAATCAGGGTCCTTCGGGAGATCATTGGATATTTCTGCATTCAGCAACTACAATGAACTTCGCAGTGAACTGGCACATATGTTTGGCCTTGAAGGCCAGTTGGAGGACCCTCTGAGATCAGGCTGGCAGCTTGTATTTGTTGACCGGGAGAATGATGTTCTTCTCCTTGGCGATGACCCCTGGCC GGAGTTCGTGAACAGTGTCGGGTGTATCAAGATACTTTCCCCACAGGAAGTGCAGCAAATGGGCCAACGAGGCCTGGAGCTTCTAAACTCTGTGCCAGTTCAGAGGCTCTCTAATGGCAGTTGTGATGACTATGTGAGCCGGCAGGATTCGAGAAATCTTAGCTCTGGTATCGCCTCCGTGGGTTCTTTGGACTACTGA
- the LOC107937515 gene encoding auxin response factor 6 isoform X1: MRLSSAGFNPPNQEDTAGEKRVLNSELWHACAGPLVSLPHVGSRVVYFPQGHSEQVAATTNKEVDAHIPNYPSLPPQLICQLHNVTMHADVETDEVYAQMTLQPLSPQEQKKAYLPAELGTPSKQPTNYFCKTLTASDTSTHGGFSVPRRAAEKVFPPLDFSQQPPAQELIARDLHDNEWKFRHIFRGQPKRHLLTTGWSVFVSAKRLVAGDSVLFIWNDKNQLLLGIRRANRPQTVMPSSVLSSDSMHLGLLAAAAHAAATNSRFTIFYNPRASPSEFVINLSKYVKAVYHTRVSVGMRFRMLFETEESSVRRYMGTITGISDLDPVRWPNSHWRSVKVGWDESTAGERQPRVSLWEIEPLTTFPMYPSPFPLRLKRPWPPGLPSFHGLKDDDLGMSSLMWLQGDAGRGMQHLNFQGIGVSPWMQPRLDASMLGLQTDMYQAMAAAALQEMRTVDPSRSGAASLQFQQPQNGPCRPAALVQPQMLQQSLPQAILQGVEDNQHQSQPHLLQQQLQHQNSFNNQQQHQQQPLFNDQQQQQPQHSMSQQHQQLVDHQQIPSPVSAMSQYASASQSQSSPLQSIPSLGQQQSFSDSNGNPVTSPVVSPLHSLLGSFPQDESSNLLNLPRTTPVMTTSAWPSKRAAVDVLSSGSPQCVLPQVEQLGPSQTNMSQNSISLPPFPGRECSIDQGGTDPQSHLLFGVNIEPSSVLMQNGMSGLRGVGTDSDSTSIPFFSNYMSTAGNDFSVNPAMTPSSCIDKSGFLQSQENVGQSNPQTRTFVKVYKSGSFGRSLDISAFSNYNELRSELAHMFGLEGQLEDPLRSGWQLVFVDRENDVLLLGDDPWPEFVNSVGCIKILSPQEVQQMGQRGLELLNSVPVQRLSNGSCDDYVSRQDSRNLSSGIASVGSLDY, translated from the exons ATGAGACTTTCTTCAGCTGGTTTCAATCCTCCAAACCAGGAAG ACACTGCAGGAGAAAAGAGGGTCCTCAACTCTGAACTGTGGCATGCATGTGCTGGACCTCTTGTTTCTCTACCACATGTTGGAAGTAGGGTTGTTTATTTCCCACAGGGTCATAGTGAGCAG GTAGCTGCAACAACCAACAAGGAAGTGGATGCCCACATACCGAACTACCCAAGCTTACCTCCACAACTTATTTGTCAGCTTCATAATGTTACCATGCAT GCAGATGTTGAAACAGATGAAGTATATGCACAGATGACCTTGCAACCGTTGAGTCCG CAAGAACAAAAGAAGGCTTATCTACCTGCGGAATTGGGCACTCCCAGCAAACAGCCAACAAACTATTTCTGCAAAACATTAACAGCCAGTGACACAAGCACTCATGGAGGGTTTTCTGTTCCTCGCCGAGCAGCTGAAAAAGTGTTTCCTCCACTG GACTTCTCCCAGCAGCCTCCAGCTCAAGAGTTAATCGCAAGAGACTTGCATGATAATGAATGGAAATTTAGGCATATATttcggg GCCAGCCCAAAAGGCACCTCTTGACGACTGGATGGAGTGTCTTTGTAAGTGCTAAAAGACTAGTTGCAGGTGATTCAGTGCTTTTTATATG GAATGATAAAAATCAATTACTTCTTGGCATCCGGCGAGCTAATCGACCTCAAACTGTAATGCCTTCATCAGTGCTATCAAGTGATAGCATGCATTTAGGGCTTCTTGCTGCTGCTGCTCATGCAGCTGCAACAAATAGCCGGTTCACTATATTTTATAATCCAAG GGCTAGTCCATCAGAATTTGTCATAAATCTCTCAAAATATGTCAAAGCTGTCTATCATACTCGAGTTTCTGTTGGAATGCGCTTTAGGATGCTGTTTGAAACAGAAGAATCCAGTGTTCGtcg ATACATGGGGACGATAACTGGCATAAGTGACTTAGATCCTGTTCGGTGGCCAAATTCACATTGGAGATCAGTCAAG GTTGGCTGGGATGAATCAACAGCTGGTGAAAGGCAGCCAAGGGTTTCCTTATGGGAAATTGAACCATTGACAACATTCCCAATGTATCCATCTCCATTTCCTTTAAGGCTTAAGCGCCCATGGCCTCCAGGATTACCTTCTTTCCATG GCCTCAAGGATGATGATCTTGGCATGAGTTCACTTATGTGGCTACAAGGAGATGCTGGTCGAGGAATGCAGCATCTAAATTTTCAGGGTATTGGAGTTTCGCCATGGATGCAGCCGAGGCTAGATGCCTCCATGCTTGGTTTGCAGACTGACATGTACCAAGCTATGGCTGCTGCAGCATTGCAAGAGATGAGAACTGTGGATCCTTCCAGATCTGGAGCTGCTTCCCTTCAATTCCAGCAACCCCAAAATGGCCCTTGCAGGCCTGCTGCTCTAGTGCAACCCCAGATGTTGCAGCAGTCTCTGCCTCAGGCCATTCTTCAGGGTGTTGAAGACAACCAGCATCAGTCTCAGCCACATCTACTTCAGCAACAATTGCAGCACCAGAATTCATTTAATAACCAACAGCAACACCAGCAGCAGCCTTTGTTTAACGACCAACAGCAACAGCAGCCACAGCATTCAATGTCCCAGCAGCACCAGCAACTGGTTGATCATCAGCAGATTCCTAGTCCAGTGTCTGCCATGTCACAGTATGCTTCAGCCTCTCAATCTCAGTCATCACCGTTGCAATCCATACCTTCACTAGGCCAACAACAGAGTTTTTCTGATTCAAACGGGAACCCTGTGACCAGCCCTGTTGTTTCTCCTTTACATAGTCTTTTGGGTTCTTTCCCCCAAGATGAGTCTTCCAATCTGCTCAACTTGCCTAGAACTACCCCTGTAATGACTACTTCTGCATGGCCATCTAAGCGGGCTGCCGTTGACGTTCTCTCATCTGGATCTCCACAGTGTGTTCTACCACAGGTGGAACAGTTGGGGCCTTCCCAGACAAACATGTCTCAAAATTCTATTTCATTGCCACCTTTTCCTGGCAGGGAGTGCTCGATAGACCAGGGGGGTACCGACCCACAGAGCCATCTCTTATTTGGTGTTAATATAGAGCCGTCATCTGTTCTAATGCAAAATGGAATGTCAGGCCTTAGGGGAGTTGGCACTGATAGTGATTCCACTTCTATACCCTTCTTTTCTAATTATATGAGTACTGCAGGGAATGATTTTTCGGTTAATCCAGCAATGACACCTTCCAGTTGCATTGATAAATCTGGATTTTTGCAGTCTCAGGAAAATGTGGGCCAATCAAACCCACAAACTAGAACCTTTGTTAAG GTTTATAAATCAGGGTCCTTCGGGAGATCATTGGATATTTCTGCATTCAGCAACTACAATGAACTTCGCAGTGAACTGGCACATATGTTTGGCCTTGAAGGCCAGTTGGAGGACCCTCTGAGATCAGGCTGGCAGCTTGTATTTGTTGACCGGGAGAATGATGTTCTTCTCCTTGGCGATGACCCCTGGCC GGAGTTCGTGAACAGTGTCGGGTGTATCAAGATACTTTCCCCACAGGAAGTGCAGCAAATGGGCCAACGAGGCCTGGAGCTTCTAAACTCTGTGCCAGTTCAGAGGCTCTCTAATGGCAGTTGTGATGACTATGTGAGCCGGCAGGATTCGAGAAATCTTAGCTCTGGTATCGCCTCCGTGGGTTCTTTGGACTACTGA